A window of the Henckelia pumila isolate YLH828 chromosome 3, ASM3356847v2, whole genome shotgun sequence genome harbors these coding sequences:
- the LOC140890456 gene encoding probable WRKY transcription factor 32 has translation MEEGTNRSSEALLAAVTGNSNPPSEEEEIRGETIGEDDERRPPSRDNGNDFTVENASSCESGESKAIELGTLASVRLSGSGSQNNDSTRNLSEVPVEYSLQPLLSVEELKDQVKAIHEEPLKIITGQPVQAPIQHQIRLCDGPSKLELSPIYATQSGSSIPSPSSSEQKEVPAENKRNPCIGDQDMDYSPKRKPFATLPMLKASSDGYNWRKYGQKQVKSPEGFRSYYRCTFSDCYAKKIDCCDRSNRVMETVYRSLHNHDPPQKPNCIREIKAARPIMPSNGSDDTTHSLRCPSDPVPSTSSKETLRGIDQIPETKQQESSGSDETTEINFKDEHVDDPECVNRQKRSSTAESELLSKSGKKPKFVVHAAGDMGISGDGYRWRKYGQKMVKGNPHPRNYYRCTSAGCPVRKHIEKAVDNTSAVVITYKGVHDHDTPVPKKRHGSKFAPLVDDTSDSSDSLKNIKMKPYQSQTQLSMDKESDLTNESMNPGGEKTVETAQTLLSIEFAIKPS, from the exons ATGGAAGAGGGGACGAATCGGAGTTCGGAGGCTTTACTTGCGGCGGTGACCGGAAATTCGAATCCTCCaagtgaagaagaagaaattcgAGGCGAAACAATCGGAGAAGACGATGAACGGAGGCCACCGAGTAGGGATAATGGAAATGATTTTACGGTCGAGAACGCTTCCTCTTGTGAGAGCGGAGAATCAAAAGCTATTGAATTGGGAACCCTAGCATCTGTACGGTTGTCAGGGAGTGGTTCCCAAAATAATGATTCCACTCGCAACTTATCCG AGGTTCCTGTGGAGTATTCTCTGCAACCTCTACTGTCAGTCGAAGAGTTAAAG GACCAAGTTAAAGCAATCCATGAGGAACCCTTGAAAATTATCACTGGTCAACCTGTCCAAGCCCCGATACAACATCAGATACGGCTGTGTGATGGTCCATCCAAGCTGGAGCTGTCACCTATTTATGCCACTCAGTCTGGTTCTTCTATTCCTAGTCCATCTTCGTCTGAACAAAAGGAAGTACCAGCTGAAAATAAGAGGAATCCATGCATTGGAGATCAGGACATGGATTACTCTCCCAAACGAAAACCTTTTGCTACTCTTCCCATGCTGAAGGCCTCTTCTGATGGATACAATTGGCGCAAATATGGTCAAAAGCAAGTGAAGAGTCCAGAGGGGTTTCGGAGCTATTACAGATGCACATTTTCTGACTGTTATGCCAAAAAGATTGACTGCTGTGATCGTTCTAACCGTGTCATGGAGACTGTTTACAGAAGTCTCCACAATCATGATCCTCCCCAAAAGCCAAATTGCATCAGAGAAATTAAGGCTGCACGACCAATCATGCCAAGTAATGGTAGTGACGATACAACCCATTCACTGAGATGCCCTAGCGACCCAGTTCCATCTACGTCTTCAAAAGAAACTTTGCGTGGAATTGATCAGATACCTGAAACAAAGCAGCAAGAGTCAAGTGGATCTGACGAGACCACGGAAATCAATTTTAAGGATGAGCATGTTGATGACCCTGAATGTGTAAACAG GCAGAAGAGAAGTTCTACTGCTGAATCGGAGCTTCTTTCCAAATCTGGAAAGAAACCTAAATTTGTTGTTCATGCAGCTGGTGACATGGGGATTTCAGGAGATGGCTACAGGTGGCGCAAGTATGGACAGAAGATGGTGAAGGGGAATCCTCATCCAAG AAACTACTACAGATGTACATCAGCTGGATGCCCTGTTCGAAAGCACATCGAGAAAGCCGTGGATAACACTAGTGCTGTAGTAATAACCTACAAGGGAGTTCATGATCACGACACGCCAGTACCAAAAAAGCGCCATGGCTCAAAGTTTGCTCCTCTAGTTGATGATACTTCTGATTCCAGCGACAGtctaaaaaatatcaaaatgaaACCATATCAGAGTCAAACCCAACTGTCAATGGACAAAGAAAGCGATTTGACCAATGAATCAATGAATCCAGGAGGGGAGAAAACAGTGGAAACAGCACAAACCCTTTTGAGCATCGAGTTTGCAATCAAGCCAAGTTGA
- the LOC140889693 gene encoding uncharacterized protein yields the protein MTIDEYQHNFFELLSYCPEISSSTEMKYNLFLQGLSPKIHDRVAVGDDMTYEGLVSRCHQAKDSLRRNKSFFSFSRPANSLGPRTQSFKNQGMPSFSSGSGSGGVHHFGKKKGQGQCAICRGRHPAEKCCRSGACFRCGEIGHMKRDCPQATGGSASGSGSHHFVPQRSQGQYIWSTNQRPRVPDRSRFVKRYRLSYMPLDVVLFVSTLTGYLVLAKHLVLGCTLEFEGSELLANIMVLAMEDFDYILGINVLTSYRATVDCYQKIVQFRSVEGDSWFFYGEGARPLMPLVSALRAGQDLEAGREGYLIHVIDTSVGSRPVEELPIVCEYPDFFLGEIPGFPPVREIEFGIELVPERLIV from the exons AtgactattgatgagtatcagcataaTTTTTTCGAGCTATTATCGTATTGCCCAGAGATCTCTTCCAGtaccgagatgaagtataaccTGTTCCTCCAAGGTCTTAGTCCGAAGATCCATGATCGTGTTGCtgttggtgatgacatgacttacgagggtttggtgagccgatGCCATCAGGCGAAGGACAGCCTTCGGCGTAACAAGTCTTTTTTCTCCTTTTCCAGGCCAGCTAACTCTTTGGGTCCGAGGACTCAATCGTTCAAAAATCAGGGCATGCCATCTTTTTCTTCTGGCTCCGGTTCAGGTGGAGTTCACCACTTTGGGAAAAAGAAGGGTCAAGGGCAGTGTGCTATTTGTAGAGGGCGTCACCCGGCGGAGAAGTGTTGCAGGTCAGGAGCTTGTTTTCGCTGTGGAGAGATTGgccacatgaagagggattgtccacaggctACCGGAGGATCAgcttctggttctggttctcatCATTTCGTTCcacagaggtcgcagggacagtatATTTGGAGCACCAATCAGAGACCTCGTGTTCCGGACAGGT CAAGATTCGTTAAGCGCTATAGGTTGTCGTACATGCCTCTAGACGTAGTGTTATTTGTGTCTACTCTGACTGGTTATTTGGTTTTGGCCAAGCATTTAGTCTTGGGATGTACATTAGAGTTTGAGGGCTCTGAGTTGTTAGCAAACATTATggttctagcgatggaggattttgactATATTTTGGGTATTAATGTCTTGACCTCTTATAGAGCTAcagtggattgttatcagaagATTGTTCAGTTTCGTTCGGTGGAGGGCgatagttggtttttctatggtgagggagcgcgaccccttaTGCCTTTGGTTTCGGCTTTGAGGGCTGGTCAGGATTTAGAGGCGGGTagagaaggctaccttatccaTGTGATTGATACATCCGTAGGTAGCAGACCTGTAGAGGAGTTACCAATAGTTTGTGAATACCCAGATTTCTTTCTAGGGgagattccaggatttcctCCTGTCAGAGAGATCGAGTTCGGCATTGAACTTGTACCAGAGcggcttatcgtctag